The genomic segment TAAACAGATTCCCCTGTGTTGCTTTGatacaaaatgtaaatgaaatgatttCACTACATAAAATGTGCAATAAAAACCAGGCTGTTATGTTATCAGTATTTAGTAATAAAAGCAATATTATTCTCCTATAAAGGCAGCTATACTATTTCATGTATATACTGTAGGACACATTTACAGAACACCACATATAACAAATGCCCATTCACAAAAACTCAGTGGACGATACTTGGCATTCATTACTCCTGGGCAGCAAATGCCAGGGCTCTCTATTACTGGCAACAGGGCATTTTGGACAGCATGTCTTTTCTATTATGTGTTTAAGCTGAAGCCATTTCAGTGTCAAagtattcattttgtttttaataaaatggcGAGAAATTATTGTGTGCTAGGAAATCCTTAAATATTCtgaattaaaaaagtttaaagaTCAAAAGTAAATCTACCCAGGAAATTGAttgacaattattattatgattctaTATTTTTAACCGAtcattaatgttaaatgtttaatgttagaTGCATAAACTAATCACATAGTGTATtttcaatttagatttatttgtaaAGTGCAATACAAATGATCATGTTAAACAAATCTGATAAATATTTTAGTTAACAAGTTACCATCAATATTCCTAAATTCCTCAAATGCTCCATAGATCCCCTAACACTTCCCTGCAACCTCCTGGGCTCCCCACAGTCTGTATTTGGAAGTTTCCTCAATTAAACAACTGCATCAACCAACTGACCACATAAGCAACAACACAGCTACCAACAACAATGTCAATGTcttcaaacattttatatttagtcaGAACCAGAATCGTATGTGTAACAGAATATACCTTAATTCACAGTACTAGCAGCTCATACCATAGGTATTTATCTATTCACAGTGGACTGAGGAGATCTATATTTAGCAAGAGCTCAATCTAGCCACAACAACATACGACAACTGCCTTCTGCTACTGCCATTGCTGGCACAGAACGAGACCTAAGAGCAATAGGTTCTGTTACGTACCCAGGTCTCCGTCTCCCCATGGCACATCTATCCATTGATACGAATACGCCATAGCCTGTAAATGAAAGTACGGCTGTCATCTTGAGGCGCAAAAAGGCAGCCGCCTTCTCTTTTTAGCTTAGTTGAGCGAAGGAGATGAATTACTGCCAACGAGATTCCACACTGACATGTGGAACTTTAGGTCACAGCTGTGCTTCAGTCAGTTACAATGATACTAGTTTACTAGATGCTAGTATCATTTAATGATGCAGTTTTGTGTTTTCTTAGGCATAATGCCATATAAAAATTAATCAGTGAAAATTACTCAAATAGTGACAATTTAGGTCAGAGAAAATTACACTGCTAAGTATGAATGCAGGCTGTTCAACAGAAAATAGTCTTTATTGAGACTGTGTGAAAGCTTTCATGAATATTTCAGATCCTGTTCTGTTCATGTGATTACAGCTGGGATCCATGGAGACTAAGCAGGGAAGTTACAAGTAAAAGATAGTACTATAAATATTCTATGGCACACTGCAATGATATAAAGCAATCCCTCCCCCTTCACATTATAGAGTAAAAGACCAAGTCTAAAGCATAATGCAGAAGGAGTCCAAACACATAAAAGTCTACAATTATACTGTTTACTTGAACTCTAATGGCCTTGCTAAGAGGGTTCAAATGCTGCCAACTAGAAATAACAAAATTTAGCTGTGTGccgcaacaaataaataaataaataaacaaataaataacattttctgaataaaattCACACTCAGACTGATTTTTACCTTAACTTATAACTACTAGGCCTTGTACACAACATGGTAAACACATTACATAGTGTATGCTACTATTTTTATGTTCCTATACTTGTTGCATAGTCTGCAAATAGTTAGACAGTTTTGTATTTGGGCTGTGGGGAATATAGGGAACACTACCGAGGCTTTGgaacaaaatgttcttttttttcatccaCCACGGTAAACTATGACCAATAACATTATACAATAAGCGCAGATTAGCTTTGCGTTACATGACTATCCGCAGTACTGTATCATATTCACTTCATTCATCGTTCTGCTCTACTGATAATGATGATTGCAGGTGTGCGTGCTTCTGACTGAGACTGGAAATTATGTAGTTAATATCCATCCTTATTGcatcctttattattattattattattattatttcatttagttttcttattttttaatcattaaaaatatttttttatgtacaggctaaacataaaacaatatttataaaattaacaataattCAAATTGAGAGTGTCATataaattataatgaatatataaaatatattatattatttatctaacattacttaaaattgtaTTTGTCATTTTACATAAAAGGTCCGCCCTTATACAAATGCATTACTGCAAGGTGACAGCAGGGTGCAATATAAAGGCACATTTATTTGCACGTGTCGATAACTCACCTTGACTAATCAAAATACCCCAGCGCGATTTCTTTTTCTCAGAAAAATCGTCGACGTCCTCTCGCTTTCTTTTCTTGGGAGTATTATCTGAGTACTCGGCTTCTCTGCAGGGAACTTCAGGCATGTTTGCATCAGCTCTGTCCTCCTCTTTGCACGGGGTAGAGCGACTGTGACTAGCGCCTCTTTTTGATTGGCTGCTCGGCTTGTTGTTGTTTCAGATCTCAGTAGAGTCGTGTTGGCTaacttatgaatattaataaggtTACATTGACGTAGCTTCTAGTCACGTaacttaattaatattcatgagcagaGCCTTTGCAATGGTAGGAAAAATAAACGCCCACTTACCGCGATTACGCCTACTGGGCGCCCGTGAAGCAACGTACTTTATATTCATGAGATAAATCTTCGCCATAATACCAAATCCGTGTTAGTAAAACTATTTATATCTCAGGTTAAGATTAGAACGCTGTCACTATTATTCCGACGCAAGTAGGTAGTAATAGGCTAGAATCAGATTCTAAATGGCTTTTCCAACTGTACAACCTTAACAATTCTCAAAAATCGTTGTAGGCCTGTTGTAGAATTTGTGACAGTTTTTAATTATCTTAATGTTACGTCGCACGTCCTTTTGCGTCATATAGTCAAACATTTCAGTTTGTCTGTTGCTTTGTCTGTTGTTGTCAGAAGCCAAGCAGGTTGCGGTTTATAACTGATAATTCAAGTATTCATCTCAGTAACTTGTTTAGCATTTCACATCAGGTAAATGTGCATGTTATTAGGACATAGTAAGGAATAACATAGGGCAAAATAGGACAAAAATAGGATTGACAATCATAGAGAGAATAATTTCCACATACAAAATCTCTAAATTTTTCCTTAGACTTTAGACAGTAAAATTATACAGATTCATTAATAAATATGATATGCATTACTGTATATTGCATTGCACCAAACAATGTCATTCCAGAATGTTTAAATGGCTATTGCTTTTTCAACATTGTATCCAGTCAACACAGTCATTTAAAAATGCTGTGAGAAAAATAATTTTCCTTAACTCAGTGTTAGGTAAGAACACGCTGACCCCATTTTCTCAGTGTTACAAAGCTGGGTCATGCTGCAGAAGCTTTTCTTTCACACCCTGTGCAAACAGTTAAAGTTTTATGTACCTTACAAAGAGACATGAAGACCCTTTAGTGTCTCAGAACATGCTCAAGAATATATAGCCTCAATATGTACCATTATTGCGTACTTACTGTGCCCTTGGCCAAAATCATAGAACTCAGCTGCGATCCGGGCCGCCTCCTTACGGTTTCCTTTAACCACATAGAAGTGGGTCAGTATGTTTAAACTGATCTTGACAaataatttgaagcaaaaaaggacaaaaatcGAGAGATAGACGTTGGTATACTGCGAGCCAAAAGGCCGCTCCTCCAAAATCTCAGTCATTGCTGCTGCTCAGTGACAGTGAATGTTTATGGGGATCATATACCAGGCCAGCCCAGTTATTCCCCAAGGCAGCTGGGCAAAGAGTAGAGATGAGATAAAGCAGCTGTACTTTTATCTAGTGGAAAAATGGGCCACTTGACTGAGGCATAACAATAGGTGTTGTCATTTGTTGGGATGTTTGTCTCATGATACATAGTGACAGCTTTGTTTTCATTACACTATTTGTACTGTAACATATTGTTGCTATAGAGCAATGTCTTaagattactgtatttttaaagtatttttgtttttgtaacaaaTGCCTCTTCACAGTCAGCCATTATTAATTCAATAACAGAAGAGTCAGCAGGATGACGCATTTGGTTGATCATCTGAGCTTTATCATATTTTGACTAGTATTAATACAAAGATGTGTATCAATAgaagtacaaaaagtattttgagATAGAGAGCTAAAGAGTTTCAGACTTTCTATTTATATTTGCTTAAAGCTCTGAAACAGTGTCACAAACTCACAAAGAAATATATTAAAGGATTGCTTACATTTTTCCATTTGCATGTGTGAATATGAGATTTACCCAACAATAAAACAAAGTTGACAACATCTGATAAAAGAGAATTTCGATCACACATAAAAAGAAGATATCTTGCAAAACAAATGAAGGAATTGTTTCAATTGTACAGATAACCAACTATTAATATCAAACAAGAATTTAGAAGCAACCTCGCAGTAAAATATAGGTGATCAAGTGTTTCaggaaaagaagaacaaaaaccACACGGGTTCCacctcaaaattaaaatgttctgtATAATTTTGCTAACAGGGTAAATCCataaagggtaaaaaaaaaaaaaaaaaaaaaaaaaaaaaattctgtaatatGTCTCCTTAACTTTGGAGTAACTGGGTGTGTGTAAGATAAAACAACCGTTGCTGGACCCACATGAAAAGCTGTTGCACACTTCGTGCAATTCCACTTCCTGACCACTGGATGTCAGTATGTACTTTCTAAAATGAAACAGGAAGTCGGCCTTGCTTCCGAATCACCTTTTAACTGCCTCACTTCCTGCTCTGAACCTCCGCTCGGAGCGTTTCAATATATCGTTGTTTTGCATTAACATTGTTTTCGTTTGATTAGAACTAGATTGAATCATGAATACGGTATTGTCGAGAGCGAACTCGCTCTTCGCCTTCTCTCTCAGTGTGATGGCAGCTCTGACTTTCGGATGCTTTATTACCACAGCCTTCAAAGACAGAAGCGTACCGGTGGATATACAAGTGTCCAAAGTCATGATGTAAGTTACGTTACCTGCACCGTTTCTGAGTCTGCGACCACAGGATTCATATGAAATGAGTGGTaatctcattaaaaatatatatttgatacacACGAGGCACAACAGTCCATTCAGACTCCTTCGTTTTTGCAGCATATGGCACTTGTAGATGCTGCTGACCAATAGCAGTGCAGCACATCAGCTATGCAAATTAAACTAATATATAACGTTAAGAGTTTTATGGGTTTATTCAACAATATTGTGAAACGCTGTCTGCATCTGAAACCGTAAAAGAGACTGAACACTAGGCCTAACTAATATTGTTTGAGATCCCCTGTTTGTGTTTAATTTATTCATACTATTGCTTCATTTActtttctacattttaaatgtgcGTGTAGGTTCAATGTATCACACACATCTAAGCAATGAGGCACTTTACTCACCCTCTGATTGTTCTCATCCTTCTCATTCTTTCTCCAGTAAAAATGTAGACGACTTCACAGGACCACGAGAGAGGAGTGACTTGGGCTTTGTGACATTTGACATTTCTGCTAATATCCTTTTGATAGAAAAGACTGCTGCTGTGCCACACATTACCATCATGtagatgcaatatatatatatatatatatatatatatatatatatatatataataccacTACAATGCCATAGTcatcagataataataatattaagggTAATTAATTGTGACTCACAAttcactctatatatatatatatatatatatatatatatatatatatatatatatatatatatatatatatatgaaagagagagagagcattccagaaaattcagaatttaaatccatacatgaaatataaaattgtgtctttgtgttttgtaattctgagtttatatctcagaaGTGTGAggaattaccttttttattttgtatctcATGGTGAAAAAAGTTTCAGATttgtaattataatgtaaaaatgtcatttatttcatgtttctCTGTTCACTGCTTTATGTTTAGCATTGTTTCTGCAAATGTAATTcctgtgtatgtgtatttatgccACATCAGTGCACCATTCATCAGTCTTTGTAAATTGTGGTATGTGCCActtcagatgtcagttttgcaTTGCACTTTACACCTAGAACTAGATTTACATTATTTTTCTTAACCACTTTTTAACATCTGCAGCCAATATTTGACTGGAATGTAAAGGAGCTCTTTCTTTACCTTACTGCTGAATATTCAACCAAAAGCAATGTAAGTCTTGACCACTTCAGTCTGTCCATAGATCAGTGGGCCTGGCAAATATaatgaacatttttgtttatgAAATTCTGTTGAGAGCTGAGTATTTGTTGTGATCTAGATTGTAATATTTCAGACCTGTTTGTGATTTTTCAAATCAGTAAAGAGTCTTTATCCCATATTAGGCACTGAACCAGGTGGTGCTATGGGACAAGATTGTCTTGAGAGGTGACAACACCAAACTAAACATGAAGGATGTTAAATCCAAATACTTCTTCTTTGATGATGGGAATGGTCTAAGGTTAGTACctttttctttcattattattttttttataaacttgaTTATAAACAATGGTTAAAACTCTTTTTGACAGCTGTGTTCTTACTAGACTGAACAGTAAAAAAATGATGtgcatttaatttgtaattagataaatgaatcatatgtttatatatgtatatttccaTTTGTAATACTCTTGACAAAAATCTACAACCGATTTGAGCTGAATGAATATTGAAAATGTGTGTCAACCTTGATGATGATTTACATGATTTACTCTAGGTGTATAAGATTTTCTACTTTTAGACGAAtccaaagttatattaaaaatgatccttgctcttccaagctttataatggcagttgGGTGTTTTTTCAACAGTctaaaagtagtcaaataaagcgcatccatccataataaaacgtgcctcacatggctctgaGGGTTATATAAAGActtcctgtagcgaatccatgtgtttttgtgagaaaaatatccatatttaaaacatttataaactttatttattttttattttttctaatttcCGCTGATTGTCATACATGCAAGCCGTTCTGGCGGAGGATGTAGGACATATCGTGCAGGCGCCAGTGAGATATGCTAGTTTTGCGAGTTTGTTTACAGGTGCAAAAGAAGCAAACTTCTCTTAGCTTAGTTTCTGgagttttgttttgctgtctgtCCATCGCACTCCACGATTCACCAGAACATGGATCCTGCGTCATCCACCGGAACAGCTTCCGcatataaaagaatatatatatatatatatatatataatcccgaTGGATTTTTATGGATGCGCtttatttgactatttttggactgttgaaaaaaCACCCACCTACTGCCAttctaaagcttggaagagcaaggataattttttatataactctgattggatgttcATGTACActtaggatgctttgagggtaagtaaaatataggctattttaaatttttgggtaaactaaccctttaaaatattgatttttcCCTAATACAGGGCGAATAAGAACATCACTCTTACTCTCTCATGGAATGTGGTGCCAAATGCTGGAATCCTGCCATTGGTCATGGGATCGGGACACAAGAGTCTCACCTTCCCTGAAACATATGAAATCACAAAGAGCTACTGAACTCTTCCAGTCCATCCCAAACcatatttgtaaattttgtgctcTGTATGGGTTTTAATAAAAGTTGACAAATTGTCTTAAGGAGTGACTTGTTTAAGGTggttatgaaaataattacaacTAGGGGTGGGCGTTATGACCAAAATTCTGTTTCAcagtaaattaaaaattttatttcacagtaacaatatacaattattataaaattgtttGTAAAATATACAAACACAATATAGTTACTTATATATGTAGTTTCTCAGAAAATTAGTAGTTATTCTTATTCTCAGTGCAGAATTCCTTGTATGGGCACTTCTCCTGATGCAGTACAATTAAAAAGGCactattaaataaaatgcattattattatatacattgcGATATTGTATACCCAATGGATTGATATTAAATGAAACCTGTAGGTGCAATTAGACCTTAAATAAGGTGTTCTTAAGGTGTtactgtctgttttttttatttttataattgttaaattattactattttctTACACTCacaaaaaagttttgtttaaaattacatAATCTTTCGGGGGAAAAAATGGCACTTGTTACACCGAAAAGaatgacatatttaaattttttaatggatTAGAATCATGAgaaactactttttttgtatttttatgagtAAGTCACTTTTGGACAAAGGGGACTGCAAAATAAGTAaatcaaaaaaagtaaataaaataagtaaataaaaatcatattttcaGTATTAAACCTAACGATGAGTGTTGATCCTTCTATCTATCTGTGAGACCCTCTTTCAGTCTGTTACTGTTCATTTCTGGGTTAGTAGTGTGTCTTTTTACTGCCATAATCGCTCAATCTATTTCAACCAGACAACTGCATACGTCAGATAATAATGTACGTGAGTTTGACGATAGACTTCATTTTGGCCCGGATCTTCTCTTGTGTCTCTTGAAAAACCAGTTTCACTGATTGATAAAGTGATGAGTTTTAGAGTTTTTCTCACCGTGCCAGTTCAGAAGTAGAACAAGACGGCAACAAATGTTCTCATTTTTCATGGTAAGTTGTAAAATACTGACCTATATCTAACAAATTGTTTTTAGAGTTTCAGTATCagtcattttaaaacattgtGCATCACAATAGTGTCCGtgctcattaaagggatagttcacctaaaaaagtaTAATTCTGttgttaattactcacccttgtgaCATTCTAAACCCGAAagagctttgttcatctttggaacacaagatatttttgatgaactcTTTATGATCTTGCATAGATAGCAACGataccacgttcaaggcccaggaAGGTTGTAAGAACATTAGtaaaaaataatccatgtgacatcagtggttgaaccttaattttattaaaatataagaataccttttgtgtgcaaagaaagcaAAAAGAATGACTTTCTTCAAccatttattttcttctgtgtcagtcttctATAGGCATTCTCAACAGTACCACGATGCATGCGTGTGAGAGAGTAATGGGTGAAATATCTAAAACAATGTATCAGACCCAATCGTTAAACGATAGCATAAGGCAGTTTTTAGCATCTtataacattacaataaaaaaaaatagagtttGTTGCTGAAACAAGTTTTGTTTGGTAAGAAAAGTAAAAGAGCTGAGTATATTACGCAGTGCCTGCAATAAGCAGGGTCCTCACTCAGTGGTGACAAATCTCTGAATGGAGTTATGCCCACCATGGTAAAACCACACCCACCACTCACCAGACagatatgcatatatatacaccTTTTGACAAGCTATTTAAAAGGGATGCCAGTAACTTATCCTTATCTAGACAGAATATTAAGTTCCAAACGTAGGTTTGGGAGGAGCCTGATCAATCTGTCCTGTCTGTCATCATTACAAGCCTACATAAGCAGCTCTCATTGCAACATTCCAGCGTCAATTGTTCAGGCATCCTTCCACCTCCCCATCTCCTcctctatttcagtttttctccctCTGTGTAGTACCGTAATGGagcagacatttttcaaaatatatacattggAATTTTGTGTTGGAAAATTTCTGCATAGAGCAGCTCAAAAAGATCTCGGACAGAGGTAAAGTCCTGAAGATGAATctgctctcagaaaccagtaCATTCTCATCTCATATTATGGAGATCATCATATTAGATATGTCTTAGGAATTGATGCAGGATTATTTTCTCTTGATATGAGAATCACAGTCATAATGTCTGTTCATTTTACACAGTCACATTCTCCAACATTGTTCCCAGGACCAGGAACGACTTCCTACAATGTAAGAACCACAAGCAGAAAATCTCACTGTGTGTTCATGCTCTTCCTGTAGAAAGATAAAGAAGAGTTTTATAATTGATGATGTAAATTATATATCTGTTTATCTGTACCGAGACATTGATGATATACTGAACATGAGGTCTACCACATGAAAAGATCAAACAGATTCATAATTCCTGATTCTGATGTGTTTTATCTCCTTCAGATTCCCATCAGATCACTCCGGATCTGAACACCGTGAATAAAAACCTTCATCTGTCTGAGAGCAACAGAGTGATTACTCATACTTGCACAGTCCAGctgtatcctgatcatccagacagatttgagATTTTGTGCCAGGTGTTGTGCAGAGAGAGTAGCCTATGTGTGGACGCAGTTACTGGGAACAGCAGTGAAGTGGATTTAGTGTAtttatatcagtgtcatataaaaGCATCAGCAGGAAGCGATCGGGTGATGAGTGTTTGTTTGGACATAATGATCAATCATGGAGTTTGTCTTGTTTTCCCTCTAAATACTCATTCTGTCACAATAAGATAGAAACTGGTCTCCCTGTGAGACCCATCAGCAGTAGAATAGGAGTGTATGTGGATCACAGTGCAGGAATTCGGTCCTactacagcgtctctgacacaatgagcatcatccacacagtccagaccacattcactcagccgctcTATCCTGGGATTTATGTTTGTCCTCTTCTTTACATTAATACTGCAGCTGAACTTCTGTCAGTGAAAAAACATGTCAGAATAAATGTGTATAATAAATCCTCATATAGACAGTAAGATTAGTGTGTGATTCCTGCTGAGTGAATATGTGTTTCTGTGCTTTTCTGAACCTACATTTATGTTGATGAAATCAGCTCCCTTCTGAGGGATCTTGAAATGCATCCTCGAGcggtcactatggggaacaccttcaGCTGTGTCTGAAGCACATGTGTAAACATGACAACAACATTGGACATCACAATCAGCACGACTTTAGTATAAAAGGGCACAGAGAGAATACGTCACTCTTTTTTTCATCTTCACTCTATAAGAGTGATTTTGAAAACACCTTTTCCCTGAGGTATGAGTGTGATTGTACTCCCTTCATTACTGAAGACCCTGTTATTAGGGGCTTTCACACCAGGTAGTTCTAGGAGCTAGCCAGCAGGGTGGTTCCTAGGGACCCAATTTCTTCCTGTGGATGTTTTCCTATTTGCATTCACTCAACGGCAGCATGAACTTTGAAGTGGCCAACAGCAAAGTCTTTATGCGTGGCATTAACATATGTCAACAAACGGTGAATGGAGGATGCCATGATCTGAGCTGTTTTTGTTGTGggtttttggctcacatttaacaaaaacccaccaaatcacatcacaacaaattagaatatggtgacatgccaatcagctaatcaactcaaaacacctgcaaaggtttcctgagccttcaaaatggtctctcagtttggttcactaggctacacaatcatgggaaagactgctgataTGACATTGACaccccttcacaaggagggtaagccacaaacattcattgccaaagaagctggctgttcacagagtgctgtatccaagcatgttaacagaaagttgagtggaaggcaaaagtgtggaagaaaaagatgcacaaccaactgagaaaagcacagccttatgaggattgttaagtaaaataaattcaAGAATTTTAGTGAACTTTATTAgaaggctggggtcaaggcatcaagagccaccacacacatgtcaaggaatttggctaaagTTGTCGTAGTTGTCacctgttgcccagtggtccaaagtcctcttttcagatgagagcaagttttgtatttcatttggaaaccaaggtcctagagtctggaggaagggtggagaagctcatagtccaagttgcttgaagtccagtgttaagtttccacagtctgtgatgatttggggtgcaatgtcatctgctggtgttggtccattgtgttttttgaaaatcaaGTCACTGTACCCGTTTACCATGAAATCTTGGAGTGCTTCATGCTTCCTtcagctgaccagctttttgaagatgctgatttcattttccagcaggatttggcacctgcctacactgccaaaagcaccagaagttggttaaatgatcatggtgttggtgtgcttgactgacctGCAAACtctccagacctgaaccccataaagaatctatgggctattgtcaagaggaaaattagaaactagagaccaaaaaatgcagatgagctgaaggccactgtcaaagaaacctgggcttccatacctcCTCagaagtgccacaaactgatcacctccatgccacgctgaattgaagcagtaattaaagcaaaagaagcccctaccaagtattaaattaacatactttccagaaggccaacaattcactaaatgtttttttttatttatttttttatttttttattagtcttatgaagtattctaatttaagatactgaattggtgggtttttgttaaatgtgagccaaaatcatcacaattgaaagtaccaaagacttagacatttatttatgcatttatttaatacacaagtttcataatttgagttgaattactgaaatgaatgaacttttccacgacattctaatttattgagatgcacctgtatatccaGTTCTGTTCTGAGAGCCACCAACATGCAGAATTTGATTCCAACTCATAAAATACACCTGAACCAACGAATCAGGCTCTTTAAGTGTATTTGAAAATCACAACTAGTTGTTTTGAAGTGTGTTTGCGACTAAACTGCATCAAAAACTGTCTAACCAATGGT from the Carassius carassius chromosome 7, fCarCar2.1, whole genome shotgun sequence genome contains:
- the spcs3 gene encoding signal peptidase complex subunit 3, which gives rise to MNTVLSRANSLFAFSLSVMAALTFGCFITTAFKDRSVPVDIQVSKVMIKNVDDFTGPRERSDLGFVTFDISANLQPIFDWNVKELFLYLTAEYSTKSNALNQVVLWDKIVLRGDNTKLNMKDVKSKYFFFDDGNGLRANKNITLTLSWNVVPNAGILPLVMGSGHKSLTFPETYEITKSY